A single region of the Brachypodium distachyon strain Bd21 chromosome 3, Brachypodium_distachyon_v3.0, whole genome shotgun sequence genome encodes:
- the LOC100821028 gene encoding flavonoid O-methyltransferase-like protein Os11g0303600 — MVETHQQPVTPVPTMAALSNEEELLQAHAELWNLTFSYLKSMALDCALKLAIPTAIHRLGGAASLPDLLAAVPVPDSKKPQFPRLMRFLAATGIFTIDAASGFYGLTPVSRLLVNDDNAKNLSPFVLSQTNKYHVTAAMRLPDWFTSDEGAAGVDMPFRMAHGTDMWAVMALDPKINDLFNAGLAADTKLAMDFIVTNCGDVFEGIASLVDVAGGTGTAARAIARAFPHVKCSVLDLPNVINSVPADGIVDYIVGDMMESIPPTDAVFLKYVLHDWDDDVCVKILTQCKKAIPESGGKVIIVDMVVGSNANSKAMFEAQVVFDLLMMVVTAGKERDEHQWRKIFMDAGFSNYKTKPVLGFLSIIELYP; from the exons ATGGTTGAAACCCACCAACAGCCCGTGACTCCCGTGCCCACCATGGCCGCCCTCTCCAACGAGGAGGAGCTTCTCCAGGCGCACGCCGAGCTCTGGAACCTCACCTTCAGCTACCTCAAGTCCATGGCGCTCGACTGCGCCCTCAAGCTCGCGATCCCCACTGCCATCCACcgcctcggcggcgccgcctccctccccgacctgctcgccgccgtcccggTTCCGGACAGCAAGAAGCCCCAATTCCCCCGCCTCATGAGGTTCCTCGCCGCGACAGGCATCTTCACCATTGATGCGGCATCTGGCTTCTACGGCCTCACGCCGGTCTCTCGCCTGCTCGTGAACGACGACAACGCCAAGAACCTCTCGCCGTTCGTGCTGTCGCAGACCAACAAGTACCACGTGACGGCGGCCATGCGCCTCCCGGACTGGTTCACGAGCGACGAAGGAGCCGCCGGCGTGGACATGCCGTTCAGGATGGCGCACGGCACGGACATGTGGGCCGTCATGGCGCTTGACCCCAAGATCAACGATCTCTTCAACGCCGGCCTCGCGGCGGACACCAAACTGGCCATGGACTTCATCGTCACCAACTGCGGGGATGTGTTCGAGGGGATCGCCTCGCTGGTGGACGTCGCCGGCGGGACGGGCACCGCGGCCAGGGCCATCGCCAGGGCCTTCCCGCACGTCAAGTGCTCCGTGCTTGATCTCCCCAATGTTATCAATTCCGTCCCGGCCGATGGCATCGTCGACTACATCGTAGGCGACATGATGGAATCCATCCCACCCACTGATGCTGTGTTCCTCAAG TACGTGCTTCATGACTGGGACGACGATGTGTGCGTGAAGATCCTGACGCAGTGCAAGAAGGCGATACCGGAATCAGGGGGCAAAGTTATCATCGTCGACATGGTCGTCGGGTCTAATGCCAATTCCAAAGCCATGTTCGAAGCCCAGGTCGTGTTCGATCTGCTGATGATGGTGGTGACGGCAGGGAAGGAGCGTGATGAGCATCAGTGGCGCAAGATTTTCATGGACGCAGGGTTCAGCAACTACAAGACAAAGCCTGTTCTCGGGTTTTTGTCCATCATCGAGCTGTATCCTTAG